The Natrinema sp. HArc-T2 genome has a segment encoding these proteins:
- a CDS encoding DUF3267 domain-containing protein, with protein sequence MNAETVAYAVAAVGAIVALTALVVGISTLLWLLVRLFTIPGVVVHEFAHKQACELVGVPVLEVVYFRFGDPAGYVRHAQPKRYREAFVVSVAPFLVNTVVAFAIFLGLAALVSTTGDLRGASSGTIAFAVGLGWLGLSIGMHAFPSTGDANTLWRRSRLEWRQSPTVLLGIPVVVVIYVANLLSWLWADVLYALGLGVLAFLVVGTVPVSI encoded by the coding sequence GTGAACGCCGAGACCGTCGCGTATGCCGTTGCAGCCGTCGGTGCGATCGTCGCGCTGACAGCGCTTGTCGTCGGTATCAGTACGCTTCTCTGGCTTCTGGTCCGACTGTTTACGATCCCTGGCGTCGTCGTCCACGAGTTCGCCCACAAGCAGGCCTGTGAACTGGTCGGCGTACCCGTTCTCGAGGTCGTGTACTTCCGGTTCGGCGATCCGGCGGGGTACGTCCGCCACGCCCAGCCCAAACGGTATCGGGAGGCGTTCGTCGTCAGCGTTGCCCCGTTTCTGGTCAACACGGTCGTCGCGTTCGCCATCTTTCTCGGCCTCGCGGCGCTCGTCTCGACGACCGGCGATCTGCGAGGTGCCTCGAGCGGAACGATCGCTTTCGCTGTCGGTCTCGGCTGGCTGGGGCTCTCGATCGGGATGCACGCGTTTCCGAGCACCGGGGACGCGAACACGCTCTGGCGTCGCTCGCGACTCGAGTGGCGCCAGTCGCCGACGGTGTTGCTCGGGATTCCGGTCGTCGTCGTGATCTACGTCGCGAATCTACTCTCGTGGCTGTGGGCGGACGTGCTCTACGCGCTCGGGCTGGGGGTCCTGGCGTTTTTGGTCGTCGGCACGGTGCCAGTGTCGATCTGA
- a CDS encoding archaemetzincin family Zn-dependent metalloprotease, which translates to MLVDIVPVGNVSAEVKRAASAALRSVYDCDVSINDSQSVPNGAYDSDRNQYSAETFIQLAERVGRGTKNIAITPHDLFYRRRNYVFGLAYLDGSGSVVSTYRLQTSSDGGFSNQSAADIFEDRVRKEIVHEIGHTYGLEHCDNNRCVMNFSPTVREVDIKEENLCGSCQRLIS; encoded by the coding sequence ATGCTCGTCGATATCGTACCGGTCGGGAACGTCTCCGCTGAGGTCAAGCGGGCGGCCTCCGCGGCGTTGCGATCGGTCTACGACTGCGACGTGTCGATCAACGATTCGCAGTCGGTTCCCAACGGTGCGTACGACTCCGACCGGAACCAATACTCTGCCGAGACGTTCATCCAACTTGCCGAACGAGTCGGCCGCGGCACGAAAAATATCGCGATCACGCCCCACGACCTCTTCTATCGGCGTCGTAACTACGTCTTCGGGCTCGCCTATCTCGACGGCAGCGGCAGCGTCGTCTCTACCTACCGGCTCCAGACCTCGAGCGACGGCGGCTTCTCGAATCAAAGCGCCGCCGACATCTTCGAAGACCGGGTCCGCAAGGAAATCGTCCACGAGATCGGCCACACCTACGGCCTCGAGCACTGCGATAACAACCGCTGTGTGATGAACTTCTCGCCGACGGTCCGCGAGGTCGACATCAAAGAAGAGAACCTCTGTGGGAGCTGTCAGCGACTGATTAGCTAA
- a CDS encoding UPF0146 family protein: MADSRRNPDAIIEFLAAYERVVEVGIGRRTELARALAERGVTVTATDIYDRDVPASVTFVRDDIVDPDSSVYANADAIYARNLPPELHRPALAVARNADADFLFTTLGGDQPAVPVERKTIESGTLYVARAPGATGTDWRE, encoded by the coding sequence ATGGCCGACTCTCGCCGGAATCCCGACGCAATAATCGAGTTCCTCGCTGCGTACGAGCGAGTCGTCGAAGTCGGGATCGGTCGCCGGACAGAGCTCGCCCGAGCCCTCGCCGAGCGCGGGGTGACAGTCACCGCAACGGACATCTACGACCGTGACGTGCCAGCGAGTGTGACGTTCGTCCGTGACGATATCGTCGATCCCGACTCGTCGGTCTACGCGAACGCGGACGCGATCTACGCACGGAACCTGCCGCCGGAACTGCACCGTCCGGCGCTCGCGGTCGCCCGAAACGCCGACGCCGACTTCCTGTTTACGACCCTGGGCGGTGACCAGCCCGCGGTTCCAGTCGAACGGAAGACGATCGAATCCGGGACGCTGTACGTTGCTCGAGCGCCAGGAGCGACCGGAACTGACTGGCGCGAATGA
- a CDS encoding ribosome biogenesis/translation initiation ATPase RLI: MADDSIAVVDLDRCQPDRCSYECKNYCPPNRTGKECITLRGEETDEGQPEQIHISEEICLGETCGICVEKCPFDAIEIINLPKELQDDPAHRYGENAFSLYGLPAPQDGQVTGILGPNGIGKTTAVRILAGELEPNLGRHEEEPGWDEVLEAYRGTELQDYIADVRDGDVTIARKPQYVDQIPNSFDGNTRELLERTNERGALDSLVERLSIGPVMDQSIDDLSGGELQRVAIAATLARDTDFYFLDEITPYLDIGQRVTAARLIRELAEEEDKSMLVIEHDLAILDLLADTLHVAYGEPGAYGVITSPKSVRNGINEYLSGYLDNENMRIRPNPIEFEEHAPRTATAADALVEYPDLTKSYGDGEFTLEVEGGTIRENEVLGIVGPNGIGKSTFAKLLTGNLEPDEGDADLDLDISYKPQYVTIDQHMRVDAFLSSITDQFGSSYWNTEIAQPLQLERIMEQNLSDLSGGERQRVAIAACLSDSADLYLLDEPSAHLDVEQRVQATSAIRRYAEQQDATVLVIDHDIYMMDLLADRLMVFDGEPAVHGRAGQPQPMRDGMNEFLANLEVTFRRDERTSRPRINKPESQLDRQQKSEGEYYYAP, from the coding sequence ATGGCAGACGACAGCATCGCCGTCGTAGACCTAGACCGGTGTCAGCCCGACCGGTGTAGCTACGAGTGCAAGAACTACTGTCCGCCGAATCGCACCGGCAAGGAGTGTATCACCCTCCGCGGCGAGGAAACTGACGAGGGCCAACCCGAGCAGATCCACATCTCCGAAGAGATCTGTCTGGGCGAAACCTGCGGGATCTGCGTCGAGAAATGTCCGTTCGATGCGATCGAGATCATCAACCTCCCGAAGGAGCTCCAGGACGATCCGGCCCACCGCTACGGCGAGAACGCTTTCTCGCTATACGGGCTGCCCGCACCACAGGACGGGCAGGTGACCGGCATTCTGGGCCCCAACGGAATCGGGAAGACGACCGCCGTCCGCATTCTGGCCGGCGAACTCGAGCCAAACCTTGGCCGCCACGAAGAAGAGCCGGGGTGGGACGAGGTGCTCGAGGCCTACCGCGGGACCGAGCTCCAGGATTACATCGCGGATGTCCGCGACGGCGACGTCACAATCGCGCGAAAGCCCCAGTACGTCGACCAGATTCCCAATAGCTTCGATGGCAACACCCGCGAACTGCTCGAGCGGACCAACGAACGCGGTGCACTCGACTCGCTCGTCGAGCGGCTCTCGATCGGCCCGGTCATGGACCAGTCGATCGACGACCTCTCGGGTGGCGAACTCCAGCGAGTCGCCATCGCGGCCACACTCGCTCGTGATACGGACTTCTACTTCTTAGACGAGATCACGCCCTATCTGGACATCGGCCAGCGCGTGACGGCGGCGCGGCTGATCCGCGAACTCGCCGAGGAGGAGGACAAATCGATGCTCGTCATCGAACACGACCTCGCGATCCTGGATCTGCTCGCCGATACGCTCCACGTCGCCTACGGTGAGCCCGGGGCCTACGGTGTCATCACCTCGCCGAAATCCGTCCGCAACGGGATCAACGAGTACCTCTCGGGGTATCTCGACAACGAGAACATGCGGATCCGGCCGAACCCCATCGAGTTCGAGGAACACGCACCGCGAACGGCGACCGCCGCCGACGCGCTCGTGGAGTACCCCGACCTCACCAAGAGCTACGGCGACGGCGAGTTCACTCTCGAGGTCGAGGGCGGGACGATCCGCGAAAACGAAGTGCTCGGTATCGTCGGTCCCAACGGGATCGGGAAGTCGACGTTCGCGAAGCTGTTGACAGGCAATCTCGAACCCGACGAGGGCGATGCCGATCTCGACCTCGATATTTCCTACAAGCCCCAGTACGTCACTATCGACCAGCACATGCGGGTCGACGCCTTCCTGTCCTCGATTACCGACCAGTTCGGCTCGTCGTACTGGAACACCGAGATCGCCCAGCCGCTGCAACTCGAGCGGATCATGGAGCAGAACCTCTCGGATCTCTCCGGCGGTGAGCGCCAGCGGGTCGCCATCGCGGCCTGTCTCTCCGACTCGGCGGACCTCTACCTGCTCGACGAACCCTCGGCGCATCTGGACGTCGAACAGCGCGTGCAGGCGACCAGCGCGATCCGACGATACGCCGAACAGCAGGACGCCACCGTGCTAGTCATCGACCACGACATCTACATGATGGACCTGCTCGCCGACCGGCTGATGGTCTTCGACGGCGAACCCGCCGTCCACGGTCGCGCCGGCCAACCCCAGCCGATGCGCGACGGCATGAACGAGTTCCTCGCGAACCTCGAGGTCACGTTCCGTCGGGACGAGCGCACCTCGCGCCCGCGGATCAACAAGCCCGAGTCCCAGCTGGATCGCCAGCAGAAAAGCGAAGGCGAGTACTACTACGCGCCGTAG
- a CDS encoding GNAT family N-acetyltransferase, translated as MEIRNPESAEAERIREVVDSSMTTSFRLSPGQIDGLVGDQFADEAIADKREDEQILLQVAETGAEIEETTITGFVEGRLEDGWGEVRWLFVDPEHRGKGIGTELYETATETLRDRGADHVCVSVLEANTEGHDFVERFDLEHDGDRRVEIADESVVNYVYTNPDVDANLPDSTAEDAADEEFPETERVDGQLTTTDDGTTVFINRDEKESGTAAPFFTTYEDDGYTEQYGFYCANCGSLGISMDNMDRLECSDCGNSHAERSTESYDDSYL; from the coding sequence ATGGAAATTCGGAACCCGGAGTCCGCGGAGGCCGAACGGATTCGTGAGGTCGTCGACAGTTCGATGACGACCTCGTTCAGGCTCAGTCCGGGACAGATCGACGGGCTGGTCGGCGACCAGTTCGCGGACGAGGCGATCGCTGACAAACGCGAAGACGAGCAGATTCTGCTACAGGTGGCCGAAACCGGCGCGGAAATCGAGGAAACGACCATCACCGGATTCGTCGAAGGACGGCTCGAGGACGGCTGGGGCGAGGTCAGGTGGCTGTTCGTCGATCCCGAACACCGAGGGAAAGGCATCGGAACGGAGCTGTACGAGACAGCGACCGAGACCCTCCGTGACCGTGGGGCCGACCACGTCTGTGTCTCTGTTCTCGAGGCCAACACGGAGGGCCACGACTTCGTCGAACGGTTCGACCTCGAGCACGACGGCGACCGGCGTGTCGAGATCGCCGACGAGTCAGTCGTCAACTACGTCTACACGAATCCGGACGTCGACGCGAACCTCCCTGATTCGACGGCAGAAGACGCAGCGGACGAGGAGTTCCCCGAAACAGAGCGCGTCGACGGCCAGCTGACGACGACCGACGACGGAACGACAGTGTTTATCAACCGCGACGAGAAGGAGTCAGGGACCGCAGCGCCGTTTTTCACAACCTACGAGGACGACGGCTATACCGAACAGTACGGCTTCTACTGTGCGAACTGTGGCTCGCTCGGTATTTCGATGGACAACATGGATCGCCTCGAGTGTAGCGACTGTGGGAACTCCCACGCGGAGCGGTCCACGGAATCGTACGACGACTCGTACCTCTAG
- a CDS encoding acyl-CoA synthetase, translated as MTWTVMPTFNEYETAREEFSWELPDEYNPAVDFLRKHEDTSRTALRYEHPSSGLETYSFDDLDEQSDRFAAALADLGVTAGDRVGVVVPQKPQNPLTHLANWKLGAVSVPLTVLFGRDALQYRLEDSEATAVVVDPSVRETIDEIRDDCPALEHVIELGDADAVAGEAHAFDELVAAYEPGIDVYDATPETPTAIMYTSGSTGPPKGVRHSHALWLGRAAAAYNYFDQGLAEGEATLWTPADWAWGAALGGTLFAAWHHGCTTVGWPRDGFDPHEVYDLLERHDVTKAFMPPTALRMLMGVDDPEARFDLSLETFASAGEPLTSEVVEWVDATFEDVAINEFYGQTELNLVVGNSETWFDTRPGSMGKPFPGYEVAVLDPETHERKERGETGELAIKPGDRRVFFDEYHGLPEKTANKQTEEGWFLTDDLVERDEDGYLWFVSRADDVILTSGYRVGPMEVEDAILTHEAIEQAGVVGVPDDTRGEAIKAFVKPAHDEYDPDGLREEIRALVRDRLAEYEYPQHIAFVETLPTTTTGKIRRRSLREREGIDE; from the coding sequence ATGACCTGGACGGTAATGCCGACGTTCAACGAGTACGAGACGGCCCGCGAGGAATTTTCGTGGGAACTTCCCGACGAGTACAATCCCGCCGTCGATTTCCTTCGGAAACACGAGGACACGAGTCGAACGGCGCTGCGATACGAACATCCCAGTAGTGGCCTCGAGACCTACTCCTTCGACGACCTCGACGAGCAATCGGATCGCTTCGCCGCCGCGCTGGCTGACCTCGGCGTTACGGCTGGCGACCGCGTGGGCGTCGTCGTCCCGCAGAAGCCACAGAACCCGCTGACCCACCTCGCGAACTGGAAACTCGGTGCGGTGTCGGTGCCGCTGACTGTCCTCTTCGGGCGCGACGCCTTGCAGTACCGGCTCGAAGACAGCGAGGCCACAGCGGTCGTCGTCGACCCGAGCGTCCGCGAAACGATCGACGAGATCCGCGACGACTGTCCGGCACTCGAGCATGTCATCGAACTCGGCGACGCCGATGCGGTCGCGGGCGAGGCACACGCCTTCGACGAGCTCGTCGCCGCCTACGAGCCGGGGATCGACGTCTACGACGCGACGCCCGAGACGCCGACGGCGATCATGTATACCAGCGGCTCGACGGGGCCACCGAAAGGGGTCCGCCACAGTCACGCGCTCTGGCTCGGACGAGCCGCCGCGGCGTACAACTACTTCGATCAGGGGCTCGCGGAGGGCGAGGCCACGCTGTGGACTCCGGCGGACTGGGCCTGGGGTGCAGCCCTCGGTGGCACCCTCTTTGCGGCGTGGCACCACGGCTGTACGACCGTCGGCTGGCCTCGCGACGGGTTCGATCCCCACGAGGTCTACGACCTGCTCGAGCGCCACGACGTAACGAAGGCGTTCATGCCGCCGACCGCGCTTCGGATGCTGATGGGCGTCGACGACCCCGAAGCTCGCTTTGATCTCTCGCTCGAGACCTTCGCCTCGGCCGGCGAGCCGCTCACCTCGGAGGTCGTCGAGTGGGTCGACGCGACGTTCGAGGACGTCGCGATCAACGAGTTCTACGGCCAGACGGAACTCAACCTCGTCGTTGGCAACTCCGAGACCTGGTTCGACACGCGACCGGGCAGCATGGGCAAGCCCTTCCCCGGCTACGAGGTTGCGGTGCTCGATCCCGAGACCCACGAGCGCAAAGAGCGTGGCGAGACCGGCGAACTGGCGATCAAACCGGGCGATCGCCGTGTCTTCTTCGATGAGTATCACGGGCTGCCCGAGAAGACGGCGAACAAACAGACCGAGGAGGGGTGGTTCCTGACCGATGACCTCGTCGAGCGCGACGAGGATGGCTACCTCTGGTTCGTCTCGCGGGCCGATGACGTGATCCTCACCAGTGGCTACCGCGTCGGACCGATGGAAGTCGAGGACGCCATACTTACACACGAAGCCATCGAGCAGGCTGGCGTCGTCGGTGTTCCCGACGACACGCGTGGTGAGGCGATCAAAGCGTTCGTCAAGCCCGCACACGACGAGTACGATCCCGACGGCCTTCGCGAAGAGATCCGTGCCCTCGTCCGCGACCGATTGGCCGAATACGAGTATCCCCAGCACATCGCGTTCGTCGAAACGCTGCCGACCACGACGACGGGGAAGATCCGACGGCGCTCCCTGCGCGAGCGCGAGGGAATCGACGAGTAG
- a CDS encoding TIGR01548 family HAD-type hydrolase: protein MHADAVVLDIDGVLVDVADSYRRAIVESVDAVYDRTIRKDDIQEFKDAGGFNNDWELTYAAALYVLAAEEGYSESLETFTDEIAAAGGGLEAAETVVREAIGAQATQRVTDRWDHERLRDVFQQLYLGDELYRGLEDGEPDLDRETPGFIHDEPVLLEADARDRLLEGYDVGVLTGRPEAEAEIALERVGLDDAIPVDRRFTMDDWEEGKPHPKALTILAERFDAASVAFVGDTLDDVRTAVNASETDSAREYHGIGVLTGGLTGEEGRRKYEREGATAVLESVNAVPGWLES from the coding sequence ATGCACGCAGATGCCGTCGTCCTCGATATCGACGGGGTGCTCGTCGACGTCGCCGACTCCTACCGGCGCGCGATCGTCGAGTCCGTCGACGCGGTCTACGATCGGACGATCCGGAAAGACGACATTCAGGAGTTCAAGGATGCAGGCGGATTCAACAACGACTGGGAGCTGACCTACGCCGCTGCACTCTACGTGCTGGCAGCCGAGGAAGGGTACAGCGAGTCACTCGAGACGTTCACCGACGAGATCGCCGCTGCGGGCGGCGGCCTCGAGGCAGCCGAAACCGTCGTCCGCGAGGCGATCGGTGCCCAGGCAACCCAGCGCGTGACCGACCGCTGGGACCACGAGCGGCTCCGCGATGTCTTTCAGCAGTTGTATCTCGGCGACGAACTCTATCGCGGGCTCGAGGACGGCGAACCCGATCTCGACCGGGAGACGCCGGGGTTCATCCACGACGAACCGGTGTTGCTCGAGGCCGACGCCCGAGATCGGCTGCTCGAGGGATACGACGTGGGCGTGCTCACTGGACGACCGGAAGCCGAAGCCGAGATCGCCTTAGAGCGAGTCGGGCTCGACGATGCGATCCCGGTCGACCGTCGCTTCACGATGGACGACTGGGAGGAGGGGAAACCACACCCGAAAGCGTTGACGATCCTCGCGGAGCGGTTCGACGCGGCCAGCGTCGCGTTTGTCGGTGACACGTTAGACGACGTTCGGACGGCGGTCAACGCGAGCGAGACCGATTCCGCCCGCGAGTATCACGGGATCGGCGTCCTGACTGGCGGGCTGACCGGCGAAGAGGGACGCCGGAAATACGAGCGCGAAGGGGCAACAGCAGTGCTCGAATCGGTCAACGCGGTTCCCGGCTGGCTCGAGTCGTAG
- a CDS encoding pyridoxamine 5'-phosphate oxidase family protein, with product MKHIDYAYTFGIDESTIEERLQTAETGVLSLSKGDESYAIPLAHYYDGDGLYFRLGVTDGSRKQKFIEATETACYVCYGTEPTEDPHEIDSWSVMITGQLSEVPKSDHDRFDTAEINRQFAPIRVFDENIDEIEIRIFELEIDTITGRTTST from the coding sequence ATGAAACACATCGACTACGCGTACACGTTCGGCATCGACGAGTCGACGATCGAAGAGCGGCTGCAAACGGCCGAGACGGGCGTCCTCTCGCTTTCGAAAGGCGACGAGAGTTACGCCATCCCGCTGGCACACTACTACGACGGTGACGGACTCTACTTCCGGCTCGGCGTCACCGACGGGAGCCGAAAACAGAAATTCATCGAGGCTACCGAGACGGCGTGTTACGTGTGCTACGGAACGGAACCCACCGAGGACCCACACGAAATCGACTCCTGGAGCGTGATGATCACCGGCCAACTGTCCGAGGTACCGAAATCGGACCACGACCGGTTCGACACGGCGGAAATCAACCGACAGTTCGCCCCCATCCGCGTCTTCGACGAGAACATCGACGAGATCGAGATCCGCATTTTCGAACTGGAAATCGACACGATCACCGGTCGGACCACGTCGACGTAG
- a CDS encoding DUF2391 family protein produces MRLRPRRPQQFRLADSAQQMVGGFLLAGPFVVTEEVWTLARNMHILQAFVIVTIVFAIGYAALYKADATRDADDEQEVAGIPIRFISLMIVTFGSVTVLALLFGAPETFLETKETSQLVETTFKAVSVGSVFSVVGAATADTIFAK; encoded by the coding sequence ATGAGACTCCGGCCGCGCCGCCCCCAGCAGTTCCGGCTTGCGGACTCGGCCCAGCAGATGGTCGGTGGGTTCCTGCTTGCAGGTCCGTTCGTGGTCACTGAAGAAGTCTGGACGCTTGCGAGGAACATGCACATCCTGCAGGCGTTCGTGATCGTGACCATCGTCTTCGCGATCGGCTACGCGGCGCTGTACAAGGCGGACGCGACCCGCGACGCCGACGACGAACAGGAGGTCGCCGGAATTCCAATCCGCTTTATTTCACTGATGATCGTCACGTTCGGCTCGGTCACCGTCCTTGCGTTGCTATTCGGGGCGCCCGAGACCTTCCTCGAGACTAAGGAAACCAGTCAACTCGTGGAGACGACGTTCAAGGCTGTCAGCGTCGGCTCGGTTTTCAGCGTCGTCGGCGCGGCGACGGCAGATACCATCTTTGCGAAGTAG
- a CDS encoding MgtC/SapB family protein: MVDPVAAPLQLLVFRVAIAFGIGALIGLEREQSESGGTFAGSRTFPLFALYGALVQAFFPTLLPIAVGTLVIPLTVAYLGKIWIEGDIGLTTVMAALLTVVLGALTTHSERGAVLAVVVGGVVTVLLSAKGTIHDFVDRIDEAERRASIKFILVVLVVFPLLPDRELDVAFGLNPQFIWLMVVFVTGLSFVAYVLSRTIGTERGIALTGVLGGFVSSTATTVSMAERTKAEHSLYQICAFSTIVASIVMFPRALIEVAVVNRDLLPYVAVPLAVMTVLGAGIAAVVYWRATTKLDEEAETELTNPFQLRPALFFGAVFAVVLLVSESAHSLLGESGIYATAFVSGLADVDAITLTLSRLAADGTVSNHVAATGIVIGAIANTIVKAGLAWVIGTYELGRVVTAGLGAVSAAGLLVVLLA; the protein is encoded by the coding sequence ATGGTCGATCCCGTCGCTGCCCCGCTTCAACTGCTCGTGTTTCGGGTGGCGATCGCGTTCGGGATCGGCGCGCTCATCGGGCTCGAGCGCGAACAAAGTGAGTCGGGCGGCACGTTCGCTGGAAGTCGCACGTTTCCGCTGTTCGCGCTCTATGGTGCGCTCGTCCAGGCGTTCTTTCCGACGCTGCTCCCGATCGCAGTCGGGACGCTCGTGATTCCGCTAACGGTGGCGTATCTCGGGAAGATCTGGATCGAAGGCGATATCGGGCTGACGACGGTGATGGCCGCGTTACTGACCGTCGTCCTGGGAGCACTGACGACCCATTCGGAACGCGGCGCGGTGCTGGCCGTCGTCGTCGGCGGTGTGGTCACGGTCTTGCTCTCTGCGAAGGGGACCATTCACGACTTCGTCGACCGGATCGACGAGGCCGAACGCCGCGCGTCGATCAAGTTCATCCTCGTCGTGTTGGTCGTCTTTCCGCTCCTCCCCGATCGGGAACTCGATGTCGCGTTCGGACTCAATCCACAGTTCATCTGGCTTATGGTCGTGTTCGTCACCGGGCTGAGCTTCGTCGCCTACGTTCTGAGTCGGACGATCGGAACGGAACGGGGGATCGCACTGACGGGTGTCCTGGGTGGGTTCGTCTCTTCGACCGCGACGACGGTGTCGATGGCCGAACGGACGAAAGCGGAACACTCCCTCTATCAGATCTGTGCGTTCTCGACGATCGTCGCGTCAATCGTCATGTTTCCGCGGGCACTCATTGAAGTCGCCGTCGTCAACCGGGACCTGCTACCATACGTCGCTGTTCCGCTGGCCGTGATGACGGTCCTCGGCGCGGGCATCGCCGCCGTCGTCTACTGGCGAGCGACCACGAAACTGGACGAGGAGGCCGAAACCGAACTCACGAACCCGTTTCAGTTGCGCCCGGCGCTGTTTTTCGGTGCCGTCTTCGCAGTGGTTCTGTTGGTCTCCGAGTCCGCACACTCCCTGCTCGGTGAATCGGGAATCTACGCGACCGCGTTCGTCTCCGGACTCGCCGATGTCGACGCGATCACGCTTACGTTGAGCAGGCTCGCAGCCGACGGGACGGTCTCGAACCACGTCGCTGCAACGGGGATCGTCATCGGCGCAATCGCGAACACCATCGTGAAAGCTGGCCTCGCATGGGTGATCGGGACGTACGAACTCGGTCGCGTCGTGACTGCTGGCCTCGGTGCCGTGTCGGCAGCCGGACTCCTCGTCGTCTTACTCGCATAG
- a CDS encoding Rieske (2Fe-2S) protein: MTDSVRVTLEGSDESTSVRVYGDEGDVSTDDATFRFSIDGGGDGTADDGASAPSVDERTECDNPRYVAPLADVPSDGTLRCEARSGNRGTELILRRVGDDVSAWRNSCPHKPEVRLDPGSGAIVHDEQLVCHKHGARFECGDGICTAGPCRGDALDAIAVTVRDGSVYLTDERFESCHRFDEPSA, translated from the coding sequence ATGACTGATTCCGTCCGGGTAACGCTAGAGGGAAGCGACGAATCGACGTCGGTTCGGGTCTACGGCGACGAGGGCGACGTCTCTACCGACGACGCGACGTTTCGATTCAGTATCGACGGTGGCGGCGACGGGACGGCAGACGACGGTGCCAGCGCCCCATCTGTGGACGAACGAACCGAGTGCGACAACCCCCGTTACGTCGCCCCGCTCGCGGACGTTCCCTCGGACGGGACGCTCAGGTGTGAGGCCAGATCAGGCAATCGGGGAACGGAGCTGATCCTCCGACGCGTGGGTGACGATGTGTCCGCATGGCGAAACTCGTGTCCACACAAACCCGAGGTTCGACTCGATCCGGGTTCCGGCGCGATCGTCCACGACGAGCAGCTGGTGTGTCACAAACACGGCGCGCGGTTCGAGTGCGGTGATGGCATCTGTACGGCAGGCCCGTGTCGCGGTGACGCGCTCGATGCTATCGCCGTCACCGTTCGGGACGGGAGCGTCTACCTGACGGACGAGCGGTTCGAGTCGTGCCACCGATTCGACGAGCCATCCGCGTGA
- a CDS encoding PHB depolymerase family esterase → MPSTDETDTTDESVGRRTLLRAREVLQSSSSGVKRAVRSGGRSAISKTGADDGTFLHRKHDDRSYRLYVPPDYDPDEPVPLLVLLHGCRQTPTAFAAATGMNEVAADETFLVAYPKQSIFGNPLRCWNWYDDADATRGNGELAWLADLTRSVTAEFAVDADRVYVAGLSAGGSMAARALVEYADLFAAAGVHSGPAYDAVGSTVAALSQMYRGDGQGGLEAGIEAYEAMEERSRAIPTIVFHGTDDDVVDVTNARQLTEGTLRASHLGVDGNEQTLEIEPDRVETGTSGPYEYARRQYHDGTGTLVVEEWLVDGMGHAWAGGSPDEQFTAPDGPDASRLLWEFVSEYERSTLETAADARWTLPVVGPVSRSRLARVPAQVRAAFSRLIEG, encoded by the coding sequence ATGCCCTCCACTGATGAAACGGACACGACCGACGAGTCCGTTGGCCGCCGAACGTTGCTCCGTGCGAGGGAGGTGTTGCAGTCGTCTTCGTCCGGAGTCAAACGTGCCGTCCGATCCGGTGGGAGGAGTGCGATTTCGAAGACTGGTGCTGACGACGGTACATTCCTGCACAGGAAACACGACGACCGATCGTATCGGCTGTACGTACCACCCGACTACGACCCCGACGAACCAGTGCCGTTGCTCGTATTGCTTCATGGGTGCCGGCAAACGCCGACAGCGTTCGCCGCCGCAACCGGGATGAACGAGGTTGCCGCGGACGAGACGTTTCTGGTCGCCTACCCGAAGCAGTCGATTTTCGGAAACCCACTCCGGTGTTGGAACTGGTACGACGACGCGGACGCCACACGCGGGAACGGCGAACTCGCCTGGCTCGCCGACCTCACGCGCAGCGTGACAGCTGAGTTCGCCGTCGATGCGGATCGAGTTTACGTCGCCGGCCTCTCGGCCGGCGGGTCGATGGCGGCTCGAGCGCTCGTCGAATACGCCGACCTGTTCGCTGCAGCGGGCGTTCACAGCGGGCCTGCGTACGACGCCGTCGGGAGTACGGTTGCAGCACTGTCACAGATGTATCGTGGCGACGGCCAGGGCGGGCTCGAGGCGGGGATCGAAGCGTACGAGGCGATGGAAGAGCGCTCGCGTGCGATCCCGACGATCGTTTTCCACGGGACCGACGACGACGTCGTTGACGTGACGAACGCCCGGCAACTCACCGAGGGGACACTCCGAGCGAGCCACCTCGGGGTCGACGGCAACGAACAGACGCTCGAGATCGAGCCCGACCGGGTGGAGACAGGCACAAGCGGTCCGTACGAGTATGCCAGACGCCAGTATCACGACGGGACAGGGACACTCGTCGTCGAGGAGTGGCTCGTCGATGGCATGGGCCACGCGTGGGCCGGCGGCAGTCCCGACGAGCAGTTCACCGCACCCGACGGACCGGACGCGAGTCGCCTCCTGTGGGAGTTCGTCAGCGAGTACGAGCGGTCGACGCTCGAGACCGCAGCCGACGCCCGGTGGACGCTGCCGGTCGTCGGTCCGGTCTCGCGTAGCCGGCTCGCTCGGGTGCCAGCGCAGGTGCGAGCGGCGTTCTCACGACTGATCGAAGGATAA